A single window of Eucalyptus grandis isolate ANBG69807.140 chromosome 1, ASM1654582v1, whole genome shotgun sequence DNA harbors:
- the LOC104433118 gene encoding probable glutathione S-transferase: protein MAEEVILLDLWSSPFGTRARIALREKGVHFDLREEDLPSNKSPLLLQMNPVHKKIPVLIHNGKPVCESHIIIQYIDETWGPESPLLPSDPHERARARFWADYVDKKIFPPGRTAYRSTGEAQEAAKKEFIEGLKAVEGELGDKAYFGGERFGFLDVSLIPFYSWFYAVETLTGCSFEEECPKLVRWGKRCMQRESVARSLPDQHKVYDRMSEIRKKVQAQ from the exons ATGGCAGAGGAAGTGATATTGTTAGACTTGTGGTCGAGCCCGTTCGGGACGAGGGCTAGGATCGCCCTGAGAGAGAAGGGCGTGCACTTTGATCTGAGGGAGGAGGACCTTCCGAGCAACAAGAGCCCCCTGCTCCTGCAAATGAACCCAGTCCACAAGAAAATTCCCGTCCTCATCCACAACGGCAAGCCAGTTTGCGAGTCCCACATCATCATCCAGTACATCGACGAGACTTGGGGTCCCGAGTCCCCTCTCTTGCCTTCCGATCCTCACGAGCGCGCCCGTGCCAGATTCTGGGCCGACTACGTGGACAAGAAG ATATTTCCTCCGGGACGGACGGCATATAGATCGACAGGGGAGGCCCAAGAGGCGGCGAAGAAGGAGTTCATCGAGGGCTTAAAGGCGGTGGAGGGAGAGCTCGGGGACAAGGCTTACTTTGGAGGCGAGAGGTTTGGGTTTTTAGATGTGTCGTTAATACCGTTCTATAGCTGGTTCTATGCTGTGGAGACGTTGACTGGTTGTAGCTTCGAGGAGGAGTGCCCCAAGTTGGTGCGATGGGGCAAGCGGTGCATGCAGAGGGAGAGCGTGGCTAGGTCGTTGCCCGACCAGCACAAGGTCTATGACCGCATGTCGGAGATCAGGAAGAAGGTTCAGGCGCAGTAA
- the LOC104433119 gene encoding probable glutathione S-transferase parC: MAEEVILLDFWPSPFGMRAKIALREKGVHFDLREEELLSNKSPLLLQMNPVHKKIPVLIHNGKPVCESHIIVQYIDETWGPESPLLPSEPHERARARFWADYVDKKIFPAGRTAWRSTGEAQEAAKKEYIEGLKMLEGELGDTAYFGGERFGFLDVSIIPFYSWFYAVETLTGCSFEEECPKLVGWAKRCMQRESVARSLPDQHKVYDFMSEVRKKVQAQ; this comes from the exons ATGGCAGAGGAAGTGATATTGCTAGACTTCTGGCCGAGCCCGTTCGGGATGAGGGCGAAAATCGCCCTGAGAGAGAAGGGCGTGCACTTTGATTTGAGGGAGGAGGAACTTCTGAGCAACAAGAGCCCCCTGCTCCTGCAGATGAACCCAGTCCACAAGAAAATTCCCGTCCTCATCCACAACGGCAAGCCAGTTTGCGAATCCCACATCATCGTCCAGTACATCGACGAGACTTGGGGTCCCGAGTCCCCTCTCTTGCCTTCCGAACCTCACGAGCGCGCCCGTGCCAGATTCTGGGCCGACTACGTGGACAAGAAG ATATTTCCTGCGGGACGGACGGCATGGAGATCGACAGGAGAGGCCCAAGAGGCGGCGAAGAAGGAGTATATCGAGGGCTTAAAGATGCTGGAGGGAGAGCTTGGGGACACGGCTTACTTTGGAGGCGAGAGGTTTGGGTTTTTAGATGTGTCGATAATACCGTTCTATAGCTGGTTCTATGCTGTGGAGACGTTGACAGGTTGTAGCTTCGAGGAGGAGTGCCCCAAGTTGGTGGGATGGGCCAAGCGGTGCATGCAGAGGGAGAGCGTGGCCAGGTCGTTGCCCGACCAGCACAAGGTCTATGACTTCATGTCGGAGGTCAGGAAGAAGGTTCAGGCGCAGTAA
- the LOC104433117 gene encoding glutathione S-transferase U19: MAEEVILLDFWPSPFGMRTRIALREKGVHFDQREEELLSNKSPLLLQMNPVHKKIPILIHNGKPICESHIIVQYIDETWGPESPLLPSDPHERARARFWADYVDNKIFPAGLMVWWSTGEAQEAGKNDFIEGLKLLEGELGDRAYFGGERFGFVDVSLMPFYCWFYAVETFTSCSIEDECPKLVGWAKRCMQRESVAKSLPDQHRVYDFMAEVRKKLQVQ; this comes from the exons ATGGCAGAGGAAGTGATATTGTTGGACTTCTGGCCGAGTCCGTTCGGGATGAGGACCAGGATCGCCCTCAGAGAGAAGGGCGTGCACTTTGATCAGAGGGAGGAGGAACTTCTCAGCAACAAGAGCCCCCTTCTCTTGCAGATGAACCCAGTCCACAAGAAAATCCCCATCCTCATCCATAATGGCAAGCCGATTTGCGAGTCCCACATCATCGTCCAGTACATCGACGAGACCTGGGGTCCCGAGTCCCCTCTCTTGCCTTCTGATCCTCATGAGCGTGCCCGTGCCAGGTTCTGGGCCGACTACGTGGACAACAAG ATATTTCCTGCAGGGCTGATGGTGTGGTGGTCGACGGGGGAGGCCCAGGAGGCGGGGAAGAATGATTTCATCGAGGGCTTGAAGCTGTTGGAGGGAGAGCTTGGGGACAGGGCTTACTTTGGAGGTGAGAGGTTTGGGTTTGTGGATGTGTCGCTAATGCCATTCTATTGCTGGTTCTATGCTGTGGAGACATTCACCAGTTGTAGCATCGAGGATGAGTGCCCCAAGTTGGTGGGATGGGCCAAGCGGTGCATGCAGAGGGAAAGCGTGGCCAAATCGTTGCCCGACCAGCACAGGGTCTATGACTTCATGGCGGAGGTCAGGAAGAAACTTCAGGTGCAGTAA